The following is a genomic window from Desulfatibacillum aliphaticivorans DSM 15576.
CTTCAGAGGAGTGGATCCGGCCCTGGCGGAATTCGATCCCAAGGCCACTCCCATGGAGCAATTTAAGGAGCTTGTGGACGCAATTCACGCCCGTTCCGCTAAAATATTTCTGGACATCGCCATCAATCATACGGGTTGGGCGGCCCGGCTCCATGAAACTCATCCCGAATGGCTGGCCAGGACGGAAGACGGCGAAATCGAACGTCCGGGGGCCTGGGGCGTGGTCTGGGGCGACCTGACAAAACTGGACTATTCCCACAAATCTTTGTGGAAATTCATGGCGGGCGTGTTCCTGAAATGGTGCAGGCGCGGCGTAGACGGGTTTCGGTGCGACGCGGGCTATATGGTCCCCGCTGAAGCGTGGAAATACATCCTGGCCAAAGTTCGGGAGCAGTTTCCCGACGCAGTGTTTCTGTTGGAGGGCCTGGGCGGGCACCTGTGGCAAACCCGGGCGATTTTGGATGGGTCCAATTTTGACATGGCCTATTCGGAATTGTTTCAGAATTACGAAAGAAGTCAGATTGAGCATTACCTGCCCGGCGCCATCGAGTTGTCCGACAGCGTGGGGATCATGCTGAATTTCGCCGAAACCCACGACAACGCCCGCCTGGCGGCCACATCCCACACCTTCGCCAAAATGCGCACAGCCCTGTGCGCGTTGTTCGCTCCCAACGGCGCCTTTGCCTTTGCAAACGGAGTGGAATGGCTGGCCGCGGAAAAAATCGACGTGCATAAGGCCTGTTCCTTGAACTGGGGCTCTCCGGTCAATCAGGTGGAGGCCATTCAAAGGTTGTCGAATATACTGAAAAATCATCCGTCTTTCGGCAGCGGAGTCTGGCTGGCCATGATCCAACAGGGGGACGGCGAATTTCTCGTTTTACTGCGTTTGCATAAAACCACGGGAAAACGGATTTTGGTTTTGGTGAACCTGGATTGCGACAATCCGGTTCAGGCCTTCTGGTCCTCCCATAATGCGGGCATGGACGGCATGGATTACACGGATCTCCTCACCGGTATTGAGGTTCAAACCTCCATTGAAAACGGGCTGCAGGCCGTCAGCCTCAATCCGGGCCAGGTCATGTGCCTCACTCCTGACCGGGAGGATTTGAAACTGGTTTCCGGGAACGGCGAACCGGAGTCGCAATTTATTGTGCGGCAGAGATTAAGAGCCAAGGCGCTATCCGTGCTGCGCTGCTTTAAGGGCACGGGCCATTTGGGCGAAATCAATCCGGACTTGCTGGCGAAATCCCTGGAGAAAGACCCGGAAGCCTTTGTTGCAGAGTTCAAGCGTCAGGACGAAGCGCCCGGCGTTATCCCGTGGCATTGGCCCAGGGACAAAAAACGCGAGGTCATGATTCCGCCTGGGCATTATTTGATCGTGTACGCAAAACATCCCTTTTCCGCCAGGGTTGTACGCGGAGCCAGGGTGCTTGCGTGTGAACGCAGCTTTAGGATGCAGGGAAAGGTGGATTCCAACGGGGAAAAATTTTTCTGCCTTTTCACGCCGTTTGAACAACCCAACAACTTGAAATCTTTAAAGATTCATATGGAAGTGTATGAAAACGGCGCGTGCGAAAGGTCGGAAAACCCGCTTCTGCTGCTCCCCTCCCCTGACGGTCCGGCCATTTCCAATATTTACAAGGGAAAGGAAATCCTGGACAACGCCCCCATGCTGTTGGGGACCAATGGACGGGGAGGCATGATGCGCGCCCATGCAGCGTGGGGGGAATTGAAATCCCGCTATGACGCGTTGCTGGCCGCCAATCTCGATCCTTCCGTACCCGTGGACCGGTGGATCATGCTTACTCGCTGCCGGGCCTGGGTGGTCTACCAGGGGCATTCGCGGGAGCTTAACAGTACGTGCCTGGACGCTTTTCGAACGGACATGGACTCCAGGGGATTCTGGAAATTCTCCGCGCCTTGCGGCCAGGGCCAGCACGTGGTCCTGACTTTCGGCCTGGAAATGATTCCGGATAAAAACGCTGCGGCAATGCATGTGCGCCGCCATGTCGCCTCGGGGCAAAAGGATCGGCTTCCCAAAGACCGGGCGATAAGCCTGATTTTGCGGCCGGACGTTGAAGACCGGAGCTTTCATGACGTGACCAAGGCCTACGCCGGGCCGGAGGATAACTTTCCCGGGACGGTAAAGCCTTTTGACCGGGGCTTTAACTTTCAGCCCCATCCCCAACGAAAACTAACCCTTAGCGCGGATAAAGGCCGATTCTTCCATGAGCCGGAATGGCATTACATGGTCCATCGGGACCTGGAGGCCCAACGCGGCCTGGATCCGGACTCCGACCTGTTTTCGCCGGGCTATTTTTCCATAGACCTGAAAGGCGGGGATTCGGTCCGGATTATCTGCGCCGTCAATGAGGATGCCAAGGCAATAAGGCCGTCGGAAAACACGACCAATCTGATGAGCGCGCCGTCCCTGTTTCAGGAGGAAGCCCAATCCGCCGGGGAACAGGCCCATCAGGCCATGACGCACTATGTGGTCAAACGGGATCAGGAAAAAACCGTCATTGCTGGATACCCCTGGTTTTTGGACTGGGGGCGGGATTCGTTGATTTTCCTGCGGGGTTTGATCGCCGCCGGCAGGCTGGAGGAATCCGGCGCCATCCTCAAACAATTTGCGGCCTTTGAGGACCGGGGAACCATTCCCAACATGATCCGAGGGGCCGACGCCGGCAACCGGGACACCTCGGACGCGCCGTTGTGGTTTTTCACGGCGTGCAGGGATTATGTGGAGGCCGGCGGCGGCATGGATTTTCTCGACCAGGATTGCGGCGGCCGAAGCCTTTGGCAGGTCATGGAATCCCTTATGGAAAACATCCGTTTGGGCGCGCCCAACGGAGTGCGCCTGGACCCGGAATCGGGCCTGGTTTACAGCCCTTCTCATTTTACCTGGATGGACACGAATTATCCGCCGGGAAGCCCCAGGCAGGGATATCCGGTTGAAATTCAGGCTTTGTGGTATGCAGCCCTTGACTTTGCGGCTTTAGTTGATGAAAGATACAAGGACGCGGCTATCCAAACGAGCCAATCTTTGGCAAAGTATTTTTTCCGCCCGGACCTGGATTTTCTGGCAGACTGTTTGCATTGCAATCAGGGAGACGCTGCAAAAATAGCCCATGCCGACGACGCGCTGAGGCCCAACCAGTTATTTGCGGTTACCTTGGGCGCGGTCAGGGATTTGACGATCAGCCGGTCGATAGTTCGGGCCTGCCGGGAACTGATTGTTCCGGGCGCCATTCGCAGCCTGGCGGATCGGCCTGTGCAAACGCCGTTGCCCGTTACGGACAACGGCAAGGCGTTGAACGATCCCCTTCGTCCCTATTTCGGAACCTACGAAGGGGATGAGGACACGCGGCGCAAGCCCGCGTATCATAACGGAACCGCCTGGACCTGGGTGTTCCCCTCTTTTTGTGAGGCCTACGCCAAGGTCTGGCCGGAAGCCAAGGATACGGCGCTTGCCTGGCTTATGAGCAGCGCACGGTTGTTTCGCCAAGGCGTTCACGGACATCTGCCCGAGGTCATGGACGGAGACTATCCCCACACGAATCGGGGATGCGACGCCCAGGCGTGGGGCGCCAGCGAATTTTACAGGGTATTTAAAAAGTTGGCGCCGGAAAAAGAATAGTTGAATGAAAAACCGGGAGCGGACGGCGCTCCGCCCCCTGTAATGAAGTAATTCGGGCTTGCCCGGGATTAAGATAGGATCATGGTTAAAGACGCAAAAAAGCCCAGGGTTTTAATTGTAACCCCCGAAGTGACTTACCTGCCCCCTGGAATGGGGAACATGGCCAACTATTTTCGCGCCAAGGCCGGGGGCCTGGCCGACGTTTCGGCGGCTCTGGTTTCGGCCCTGTTCAAGCAAGGCGCGGACGTGCATGTAGCCCTGCCGGATTTCCGCACCGTGTTTTACTCGGGCGTGGGGCCTGTCATGCGCAAGGAATTAAGCACCATCCGCAGCAACATGCCCGAAGACCGCATTCATCTGGCGGAAGACCGCGCTTTTTTTTACCAAAGCGGCGTGTATTCCAACTATCCCCAGGAAAATTTTAAAATCTCCCTGGCTTTTCAACGGGAGGTCATCAACCATATCATCCCCCAAGTGCAACCGGACCTGATCCATTGCAACGACTGGATGACCGGCCTCATCCCGGGCCAGGCGCGGTGGATGGGCATTCCCTGTTTGTTCACCATCCATAATATCCATACGGAAAAATACACCCTGGAACAGATCGAGGATCGGGGTGTGGACGCGGCGTCCTTCTGGCAGGGATTGTTCTATGAGCGCCCGCCGGAAAATTACGAAGAAAGCCGCAATAACAACAAGGTGGACTTTTTGACCAGCGGCGTGTTCGGCGCTCACTTTGTAAACACGGTCAGTCAGACTTTTTTAATGGAAATCATCGAAGGGCAGCACCATTTCATCCAGGAGCCCATCAAGCAGGAACTGGCCAATAAATGGCATGCAGACTGCGCCACGGGCATATTGAACGCCCCGGACCCGTCGTACAATCCGGCGACGGACAAATCCCTGCCCGCCGCATACGGGCCGGACGACCACGTGCACGGCAAACTGGAGAATAAACGCTACATTCAGCAAAACCTGGGACTGCTTCAGGACGACAACGCTCCGATTTTCTTCTGGCCGTCCCGGCTGGACCCGGTTCAGAAAGGCTGCCAGCTTCTTGCGGACATCATGTACGACGTGATTTCCAAGTATTGGGACAACAATCTGCAGATCGTGGTGGTTGCCAACGGAGAGTATCAAAAGGTGTTCCGGGATATTGTGCTGCATCATGGCTTTGAGGAAAGGGTGGCCGTCCAGAATTTCGACGAAAGGCTATCCCGCATCGCCTTTGCGGCCTCGGACTTTGTGCTTATGCCGTCCAGCTTCGAGCCCTGCGGCCTGCCCCAGATGATCGGCGCCATATACGGGTCCCTGCCCGTGGCCCACGACACCGGCGGCCTGCATGATACGGTCTGGCAAATGAACACCCAGCAAAACAAGGGCAACGGCTTTTTGTACCGGTTTCAGGACACCCATGGCCTTTGGTGGGCCATTGACAGGGCCATGGACTTTTACTTTCTGTCTCCGGAAGTGCGGGAAGCCCAGGTCGCCCGGGTGATGCGTCACGGCAAGGAAAATTTCAATCACGAAGTCAACGCACGTGCGTATATCGACCTCTATGAAAAAATGCTCCATAGGCCGCTGATAGGCGGCGGGGGCGGAAAGAAATCCTCCCAGTCATCCTCTGATGGAGAAACCGAGTCATAATATGACGAAACAAGGAGGCCCCAAGGAAAAGGCGCCCGGTCTGGTTCGTTCGGACCCGTTGCTCAAGCCTTTTCTGAAGGACATTCTCCGGCGCGAGGACAAAATCCGCGCCATGCACGACCGGCTTGTCCCTAAGGGAAAAAGCCTGGAGGAGATCGCCTCGGGCCATGAGTTTTTCGGGCTGCATTTCCAGGACGGCGAGTGGATCTTTCGGGAATGGGCGCCCAACGCCGACGCGGTGTATCTAACGGGGCCTTTCACAGAATGGCGGGAGAAGGAATCCTGCCGCCTTCAACGAATCGACGGAAACGGCGCGTGGGAAATCCGCCTGCCCCGGAGGGCATTGCACCATGAAGACGTCTATCGCCTGAAAATCAAGTGGGCCTGGGGCGAGGGAGACCGCATACCGGCCTACGCCCGCCGGGTGGTTCAGGACTGGCAAACCGGCATATTCAACGCCCAGGTCTGGAAGCCGGAAAAGCCCTACGCCTGGAAGCACGGGGATTTCATCCCGGAAAAGCCGTTGTTGATCTACGAGACCCACGTGGGCATGGCCCAGGAAGAGCCCAAGGTCGGCTGCTTCAACGAGTTTCGGGAAAAGATCCTGCCCCGGATTAAAAAGGCGGGCTACAACACCCTTCAGGTCATGGCCCTGCCCGAACACCCCTATTACGGGTCCTTCGGGTATCAGGTCTCCAGCTTTTATGCGCCCTCCTCCCGGTTCGGAACGCCCGAGGAGCTTAAGGAGTTGATCGACGCTGCCCACGGCATGGGGATCGCCGTGGTCATGGACATCATCCATTCCCACGCGGTTTCCAACGAGGTGGAGGGGCTTTCGTGCTTTGACGGCACGCCCTATCAATATTTTCACGACGGGAAGCGCGGAACTCACCCGGCGTGGGGATCGCGCTGCTTTGACTATTCCAAGCCCCAGGTGCTGCACTTTCTCCTGTCAAACTGCCGGTACTGGCTGGACGAGTTCCGCGTGGACGGATTCCGGTTCGACGGCGTCACCAGCATGCTGTATCAAGATCACGGCCTGGGCAAGGCTTTCACCTGCTACGACGATTATTATACCGAAAATACGGACGAAGACGCCCTGGTCTACCTGGCCCTGGCCAATCGCCTGATCCATACCCTGAATCCCCATGCCATCACCGTGGCCGAAGACGTCTCCGGCATGCCCGGCCTGGCCATGGACGAAAGCCAAGGCGGGTACGGCTTTGACTATCGCTTCGCCATGGGCGTGCCCGACTATTGGATCAAGCTCCTGAAGGTCCAGCGGGATGAAGACTGGCACATGGGAAGATTGTGGCACGAGCTCACCAACAAGCGGACCGACGAAAAAACCATCAGCTACGCCGAATCCCACGACCAGGCCCTGGTGGGCGACCAAACCCTCATTTTCCGTATGCTGGAAGACGATATGTTCTGGTACATGTCCCTGGATCGCGAAAGCCTCCGGGTGGACCGGGGCATGGCCCTGCATAAAATGATCCGGCTGATCACCCTGGCCACGGCCGGGGACGGGTATCTGAACTTCATGGGCAACGAATTCGGACACCCGGAATGGATCGACTTTCCCCGGGAAGGCAACGACTGGTCTTACCACTACGCCCGCCGGCAATGGAGCCTGATGGACGCGCCCAACCTGCGCTACGGCCTATTGGGGCGGTTTGATCGGGACATGATCGACATGGCGAAACAAAGCGCCCTGCCCTCGGGCCAGGCGCCGATCATCTTGCGAGAGGATGAAGACAGAAAAATCCTGGCTTTCTTAAGCCATGGTTTGGTTTTCGCCTTTAACTTCCATCACACGGAATCCTATGCGGATTGCTTGATCCCGGCTCCGGCCGGGGCTTATTCCATTCTCCTGGATACCGATCGCCAAGCCTACGGAGGCCACGGCAGGCAGGATCGGGACATCCAACACTTCACCCAGCCCGGCCCCAAAAAAGGCGAAAACTATTTAAGCCTCTATTTGCCATCTAGAACGGCGTTGGTTTTGGGGATGGGTAAATAAGTAGCAATTGGGATGCAACATCAGATAATGAGATTAACCACGGAAGACACGGAAAACACGGAATATATATTTTCCGGAGTTCTATATTTTATGCCTGGCATCAAGATGGGTTAGTCGCTTATTCTGGGATGTCTCTGTGAATTCACGGGAACGCCAAATGCTGAGATTTTGGGGGACGTCTTGAGATTTTGGGGGACGTCTTTGATTATTCTACTAACAAGGATTTTGTGTTCTCGGGGACGTCTCTCAAAAACTCAATAACTCCGTATACCATTAAAATCATGGATTATTTTTGGATGATTTACAGATCGTTTGAAGATTGAGTCAGGTCGGCGGCGGACGGGGTGGGTTGAATTTCTGGTTTTGTTTGGTTTTGGACAGAGCGTCCGTCCGCTGGAAGTTTCCGGTTTCCACATGCAAAAAGGTAGCACCTACTGCGCTGGCGCGCCCAGGCAAGACACTGCTTTGCCTGGGGCGCCCGCCTTGATGGACGCCATCCCTTTGTTCATAACATAGGGATTCCACACTCTGAACGGTCGAATTACAGGTCGCTTATGCGACCCAGACAGGATAGTGCCTTGCCAGGACGCCCTGGAATGGCGGTTAAAATCTTCATCCCTTGATTTCTTCGTCCGCAGCGTCAAAAATAGCATCCATGTATTTGTAGGGGAACAAATGCCCCTGATCTTCCAGCCTGTGGAGGATGCAGTCCGGAACATTTTGCTCCAGGTTCAAACCGAATTCAAAAGGAACCATGTGGTCCGCCGTCCCGTGAAACACATGCAGCCTGCATTGTATTTCGGACAGGGAAAATCCCCAGTCCACATAGTGGACCGCCGCGTCCGTGGTAACGCCTTGCGCCCCCTGCTTGAAGGCCTCGCGCTGATCGTTAAGAAACAATGCCTTAAATTCCGGCTGCGCGGATATTTCCTTATCGCTGGGGCACAGTTTTTTCATAAAGGCGTCATAGGTTGCTTCCGGGGCGACTTTTTCGCTGAAATTCATCAAGTCAAAAAACATTTTAAACAGGCGGGGGTGGGATTTGGACAGGCCGACGGCAACCTGATCCGCCTTGGACTCCAGGTATTTTTCCGCGCTGGGCAGTTCCGAAAAATTCGTATAACCTGCGCAGGTAATATTAAAGAGCAGGCGCTCCTGCAAAGCATACGCGCAAACCGTGGTGTGGGCGCCCCCTCCCGACCATCCCATGACGCCGAACTTCCTGATATTCAAGGCGTCGGCAAGTTCTTCAAGGTCTTTTGGATAGTCCAGCAGCTTTCGGTTTTCCAGGAATGTCGACTCTCCCATGCCCGGGCGATCCGTGGCGATAAAACGATACCCCCGTTCCAGGGCTTTGGCATGAAATAAGGCCCCTTCCAGGCGGGACCCAGGGCCGCCGTGAGCATAAAACACCGGGACGCCGTCCGGTTTCCCAAACTCGGCATAGGCCAGGATTCTCCCGTCTTTCAAGGTGTGATGCTTTGTTTCCATTGTGTACGTCCCTCCTCTATGCCTTAGTCCCCGTGAACAGATTTTTACCATTTTGAGGGAATGTCTTTGCAAATAAGAGGCCAAGCCGAATTTTTCCTATCGGGGTTTATCGGGGGCGGCGCAGATATCCAAGCATAAAGCCCCCCCTGGATTCCAGACGGGAGTCAGGACGCTTGAAAAGGCGGAATGACGCTGGATTCCCGTTTACGGGCGATCCTGAAAAGTGGATCTCCCTTGCGGGGATGAGGGAGAACAGAGGCCGCCGCAATCAAAGGGGAGTGAATGTCTTTCTTCACCTTCATTCAAAGATTCCTCCACTTCTCAGGCTCTTGGAAATGAATTTTATCATTATGGATAACAGGTTATTTTTGTTGGGTTTCGCAAGCTCTACCCAACCTACGCTTCTTTTTGTAACAGATTGATTTTATGCGATATTTAAAAAATATAAGGACGCTGGATTCCCGACAGGGACGCTCGGGATGTTGATGCAGGTTGTGGGGCGTCCACTGCCTATACGATTAAACAACATATCGCTGCGCTCCTGGCAGGATAGTGCTCTCTGCTGGTACTGTCCGACCAAAAGACTTCAAAACACAG
Proteins encoded in this region:
- a CDS encoding amylo-alpha-1,6-glucosidase codes for the protein MENQINQRPEPGKTLLLFAGDTVTFTLQAPSRLQGAAWLRTNLDQAPVTRREIIRETELGEHPLGHDWFDIPMAPLGGGRFTLTLPVCDPGHFQCKCYFLEEGASLPLWPEGDNTVLNVEPADLCCHNTLYNAFVRQFGPNKAGKGRLPASRQELLQDLDKIGFSVIPPSGKFRDLIKELDFIIDVLGCRTIQLLPIHPTPTTYAKMGRFGSPYAALSFRGVDPALAEFDPKATPMEQFKELVDAIHARSAKIFLDIAINHTGWAARLHETHPEWLARTEDGEIERPGAWGVVWGDLTKLDYSHKSLWKFMAGVFLKWCRRGVDGFRCDAGYMVPAEAWKYILAKVREQFPDAVFLLEGLGGHLWQTRAILDGSNFDMAYSELFQNYERSQIEHYLPGAIELSDSVGIMLNFAETHDNARLAATSHTFAKMRTALCALFAPNGAFAFANGVEWLAAEKIDVHKACSLNWGSPVNQVEAIQRLSNILKNHPSFGSGVWLAMIQQGDGEFLVLLRLHKTTGKRILVLVNLDCDNPVQAFWSSHNAGMDGMDYTDLLTGIEVQTSIENGLQAVSLNPGQVMCLTPDREDLKLVSGNGEPESQFIVRQRLRAKALSVLRCFKGTGHLGEINPDLLAKSLEKDPEAFVAEFKRQDEAPGVIPWHWPRDKKREVMIPPGHYLIVYAKHPFSARVVRGARVLACERSFRMQGKVDSNGEKFFCLFTPFEQPNNLKSLKIHMEVYENGACERSENPLLLLPSPDGPAISNIYKGKEILDNAPMLLGTNGRGGMMRAHAAWGELKSRYDALLAANLDPSVPVDRWIMLTRCRAWVVYQGHSRELNSTCLDAFRTDMDSRGFWKFSAPCGQGQHVVLTFGLEMIPDKNAAAMHVRRHVASGQKDRLPKDRAISLILRPDVEDRSFHDVTKAYAGPEDNFPGTVKPFDRGFNFQPHPQRKLTLSADKGRFFHEPEWHYMVHRDLEAQRGLDPDSDLFSPGYFSIDLKGGDSVRIICAVNEDAKAIRPSENTTNLMSAPSLFQEEAQSAGEQAHQAMTHYVVKRDQEKTVIAGYPWFLDWGRDSLIFLRGLIAAGRLEESGAILKQFAAFEDRGTIPNMIRGADAGNRDTSDAPLWFFTACRDYVEAGGGMDFLDQDCGGRSLWQVMESLMENIRLGAPNGVRLDPESGLVYSPSHFTWMDTNYPPGSPRQGYPVEIQALWYAALDFAALVDERYKDAAIQTSQSLAKYFFRPDLDFLADCLHCNQGDAAKIAHADDALRPNQLFAVTLGAVRDLTISRSIVRACRELIVPGAIRSLADRPVQTPLPVTDNGKALNDPLRPYFGTYEGDEDTRRKPAYHNGTAWTWVFPSFCEAYAKVWPEAKDTALAWLMSSARLFRQGVHGHLPEVMDGDYPHTNRGCDAQAWGASEFYRVFKKLAPEKE
- a CDS encoding glycogen synthase; the protein is MVKDAKKPRVLIVTPEVTYLPPGMGNMANYFRAKAGGLADVSAALVSALFKQGADVHVALPDFRTVFYSGVGPVMRKELSTIRSNMPEDRIHLAEDRAFFYQSGVYSNYPQENFKISLAFQREVINHIIPQVQPDLIHCNDWMTGLIPGQARWMGIPCLFTIHNIHTEKYTLEQIEDRGVDAASFWQGLFYERPPENYEESRNNNKVDFLTSGVFGAHFVNTVSQTFLMEIIEGQHHFIQEPIKQELANKWHADCATGILNAPDPSYNPATDKSLPAAYGPDDHVHGKLENKRYIQQNLGLLQDDNAPIFFWPSRLDPVQKGCQLLADIMYDVISKYWDNNLQIVVVANGEYQKVFRDIVLHHGFEERVAVQNFDERLSRIAFAASDFVLMPSSFEPCGLPQMIGAIYGSLPVAHDTGGLHDTVWQMNTQQNKGNGFLYRFQDTHGLWWAIDRAMDFYFLSPEVREAQVARVMRHGKENFNHEVNARAYIDLYEKMLHRPLIGGGGGKKSSQSSSDGETES
- a CDS encoding alpha amylase C-terminal domain-containing protein — its product is MTKQGGPKEKAPGLVRSDPLLKPFLKDILRREDKIRAMHDRLVPKGKSLEEIASGHEFFGLHFQDGEWIFREWAPNADAVYLTGPFTEWREKESCRLQRIDGNGAWEIRLPRRALHHEDVYRLKIKWAWGEGDRIPAYARRVVQDWQTGIFNAQVWKPEKPYAWKHGDFIPEKPLLIYETHVGMAQEEPKVGCFNEFREKILPRIKKAGYNTLQVMALPEHPYYGSFGYQVSSFYAPSSRFGTPEELKELIDAAHGMGIAVVMDIIHSHAVSNEVEGLSCFDGTPYQYFHDGKRGTHPAWGSRCFDYSKPQVLHFLLSNCRYWLDEFRVDGFRFDGVTSMLYQDHGLGKAFTCYDDYYTENTDEDALVYLALANRLIHTLNPHAITVAEDVSGMPGLAMDESQGGYGFDYRFAMGVPDYWIKLLKVQRDEDWHMGRLWHELTNKRTDEKTISYAESHDQALVGDQTLIFRMLEDDMFWYMSLDRESLRVDRGMALHKMIRLITLATAGDGYLNFMGNEFGHPEWIDFPREGNDWSYHYARRQWSLMDAPNLRYGLLGRFDRDMIDMAKQSALPSGQAPIILREDEDRKILAFLSHGLVFAFNFHHTESYADCLIPAPAGAYSILLDTDRQAYGGHGRQDRDIQHFTQPGPKKGENYLSLYLPSRTALVLGMGK
- a CDS encoding alpha/beta fold hydrolase, producing METKHHTLKDGRILAYAEFGKPDGVPVFYAHGGPGSRLEGALFHAKALERGYRFIATDRPGMGESTFLENRKLLDYPKDLEELADALNIRKFGVMGWSGGGAHTTVCAYALQERLLFNITCAGYTNFSELPSAEKYLESKADQVAVGLSKSHPRLFKMFFDLMNFSEKVAPEATYDAFMKKLCPSDKEISAQPEFKALFLNDQREAFKQGAQGVTTDAAVHYVDWGFSLSEIQCRLHVFHGTADHMVPFEFGLNLEQNVPDCILHRLEDQGHLFPYKYMDAIFDAADEEIKG